In a genomic window of Neisseria flavescens:
- a CDS encoding IS5 family transposase: MPTYAIIDSQSVKTASGAHDKGFDGGKKIKGRKRHIAVDTLGNLLSVVVHAANIHDTKAGIFAAKKAFETYPGLKGFCADAGYRNTFEREVSEQLGLTVEISKKIQDISWHILPKRWIVERTFAWLGWSRRLAKDFEQTNLSAENFVKLGYISQILKFIK, encoded by the coding sequence ATGCCGACTTATGCCATTATTGATTCGCAAAGTGTCAAAACAGCTTCCGGCGCACATGATAAAGGTTTTGACGGAGGTAAAAAAATCAAAGGCCGTAAGCGACATATAGCTGTTGATACGTTGGGTAACCTATTGTCTGTTGTGGTTCATGCAGCCAATATTCATGACACAAAAGCAGGTATTTTTGCAGCAAAAAAAGCGTTTGAGACCTATCCGGGTTTAAAAGGTTTCTGTGCAGACGCAGGTTATCGGAATACATTTGAGCGCGAAGTATCGGAGCAATTGGGTTTAACTGTTGAGATTTCAAAGAAAATTCAAGATATTTCTTGGCATATTCTGCCCAAACGTTGGATTGTAGAACGAACGTTTGCATGGTTAGGTTGGTCTCGACGTTTGGCAAAAGATTTTGAGCAGACGAATTTATCTGCTGAAAATTTTGTCAAACTAGGGTATATTTCACAAATATTAAAATTTATCAAATAG
- the rho gene encoding transcription termination factor Rho — MHVSELQTLHISKLLEMAEEHGIENANRFRKQDLVFAIVRQMMKQNVSFTCSGTLEILPDGFGFLRSADTSYLAGPDDIYVSPTQIRRFNLHTGDTIEGSVRVPKDNERYFALVRLDTINGDQPEVCKHKILFENLTPLFPTEQFKLERDIKAEENLTGRAIDLVSPIGKGQRALLVAPPKTGKTVMLQNIAHAITANYPDVELIVLLIDERPEEVTEMSRSVRGEVVSSTFDEPAQRHVQVAEMVIEKAKRMVEHKKDVVILLDSITRLARAYNTVVPTSGKILTGGVDANALHRPKRFFGAARNVEEGGSLTIIATALVETGSRMDDVIYEEFKGTGNMELHLDRRMAEKRLFPAISINKSGTRREELLVPNDQLQRMWLLRKFLHPMDEIEATEFLVGKLKDSKNNDDFFELMRGK; from the coding sequence ATGCACGTTTCAGAACTCCAAACCCTCCACATTTCCAAACTCTTGGAAATGGCAGAAGAACATGGCATTGAAAACGCCAACCGTTTCCGCAAACAAGACCTCGTTTTTGCCATCGTCCGCCAGATGATGAAGCAGAATGTCAGCTTTACCTGTTCCGGTACACTCGAAATCTTGCCTGACGGCTTCGGTTTCCTGCGCAGCGCAGATACTTCTTACCTTGCCGGCCCTGACGATATTTATGTTTCGCCCACGCAAATCCGCCGCTTCAATCTGCACACCGGCGACACCATCGAAGGCAGCGTACGCGTACCTAAAGACAACGAGCGCTATTTCGCGCTTGTCCGCCTCGATACCATCAACGGCGATCAGCCCGAAGTCTGCAAACACAAAATCCTCTTTGAAAACCTCACGCCTTTATTCCCAACCGAACAATTCAAGCTCGAGCGCGACATCAAAGCCGAAGAGAATCTGACCGGCCGCGCCATCGACTTGGTTTCTCCAATCGGTAAAGGCCAACGTGCATTGTTGGTGGCGCCGCCTAAAACCGGTAAAACCGTGATGTTGCAAAACATTGCCCACGCCATTACCGCCAATTATCCCGATGTCGAGCTGATTGTCCTGTTGATTGACGAACGTCCGGAAGAGGTTACCGAAATGAGCCGTTCTGTACGCGGCGAAGTGGTTTCCTCTACGTTTGACGAGCCGGCGCAACGCCATGTACAAGTGGCCGAGATGGTGATTGAAAAAGCCAAACGCATGGTCGAACACAAAAAAGACGTGGTAATCCTGCTGGATTCGATTACCCGTTTGGCGCGCGCCTATAATACCGTCGTGCCGACTTCGGGCAAAATTCTGACCGGCGGTGTCGATGCCAACGCTTTGCACCGTCCGAAACGCTTTTTCGGTGCGGCGCGTAATGTGGAAGAGGGCGGTTCGCTTACCATTATTGCGACGGCACTTGTTGAAACCGGCAGCCGCATGGACGACGTGATTTACGAAGAGTTCAAAGGTACGGGCAATATGGAATTGCACCTTGACCGCCGCATGGCAGAAAAACGCCTGTTCCCGGCCATCAGCATCAACAAATCCGGTACGCGCCGCGAAGAATTGCTGGTGCCGAACGATCAGTTGCAACGTATGTGGCTCTTGCGCAAATTCTTGCATCCTATGGACGAAATCGAAGCAACCGAGTTTTTGGTGGGCAAACTTAAAGACTCTAAAAACAATGACGATTTCTTTGAATTGATGCGCGGTAAATAA
- a CDS encoding deoxyguanosinetriphosphate triphosphohydrolase, with protein MTIRMNWQNLLSTQRFRTKNGEIVPTITPSTQEGADALRTDFHIDYDRVVFSGAFRRLGRKTQVHPLAQHDLTHNRLTHSVEVASVGRSLGNRVGVMLHNGGFLPQGNTPSDIGAVVQVACLAHDLGNPPFGHTGEDALRDWFRRPEHQIYLNTLNEAERNDIQTYEGNAHSLRIVASLEMYPEAGGMRLTAAAIGALLKYPWTTQHPNGRKKFNIYQTELPFIRQVADELGLVPAGEDSWARHPLSYLMEAADDICYALLDLEDAVELDLLTDTEVESILSELTFAESAWHASSSRQRCAMLRGIAIGKAIDDVAQTFMLHQSDLLDGTFKGKDLLALCSPQVQNTLAKAKELAQTRIFRHHTKLLTEIATFPCLGSILDLLVPAAYALIAEKQLATRQSLALELLKKHNPILPEDSLYQAYMKILDFVGGMTDNSAAKMAQDLSGVGILR; from the coding sequence ATGACCATCCGAATGAATTGGCAAAACTTATTATCCACCCAACGCTTCCGCACTAAAAACGGCGAAATCGTGCCGACCATTACCCCTTCGACTCAAGAAGGTGCCGATGCTTTGCGTACGGATTTTCACATCGACTACGACCGGGTTGTTTTCTCCGGAGCCTTCCGCCGCCTTGGCCGTAAAACGCAGGTGCATCCGTTGGCGCAACATGACTTGACACACAACCGCCTAACGCACAGCGTTGAAGTTGCCAGCGTGGGCAGAAGCTTGGGCAACCGCGTGGGCGTGATGTTGCACAACGGCGGTTTTCTGCCGCAGGGCAATACGCCCAGCGATATTGGTGCCGTGGTGCAGGTTGCCTGTTTGGCGCATGATTTGGGCAATCCGCCGTTTGGTCATACAGGCGAAGATGCTTTGCGTGATTGGTTCAGACGGCCTGAACATCAAATTTATCTGAACACATTAAACGAAGCGGAGCGCAACGATATTCAAACCTATGAAGGCAATGCGCATAGCCTGCGTATTGTAGCTAGCCTTGAAATGTATCCGGAGGCGGGCGGAATGCGCCTGACTGCGGCAGCCATTGGCGCATTATTGAAGTATCCGTGGACAACGCAACATCCGAACGGCAGAAAGAAATTCAATATTTATCAAACAGAGTTGCCATTTATCCGTCAAGTTGCCGACGAATTGGGGCTGGTTCCTGCAGGAGAAGACAGCTGGGCGCGCCATCCTTTGTCTTATTTGATGGAGGCTGCCGACGATATTTGTTACGCCTTGCTGGACTTGGAGGATGCCGTCGAATTGGATTTGCTCACGGATACGGAAGTGGAGAGTATCTTGTCCGAGCTGACCTTTGCTGAAAGCGCATGGCACGCCAGCTCCAGCCGTCAGCGTTGCGCCATGTTGCGCGGCATTGCGATCGGCAAGGCGATTGATGATGTTGCACAAACCTTTATGCTGCATCAGTCCGATTTGTTGGACGGAACATTCAAAGGCAAAGACTTACTTGCTCTGTGCAGCCCGCAAGTGCAAAACACTTTGGCAAAAGCGAAAGAATTGGCGCAAACACGGATTTTCCGCCATCACACCAAGCTGTTGACCGAGATCGCCACGTTCCCATGTTTAGGCTCTATCTTAGATTTACTCGTCCCTGCCGCTTATGCCCTGATTGCTGAAAAACAGCTGGCAACGCGTCAGTCTTTGGCGTTGGAATTATTGAAAAAGCACAATCCGATTCTTCCTGAAGACAGTCTGTATCAGGCCTATATGAAAATTTTGGATTTTGTCGGCGGCATGACCGATAACTCCGCCGCCAAAATGGCGCAGGATTTGTCAGGAGTAGGGATTTTACGTTAA
- a CDS encoding transposase → MTGKSYPTDLTDAQWQAIEPHFNRLRHYKWDKRELVNAVLYITKTGCQWRMLPNDFPPYPTVWSFYRRANQSGLWDRILSALVQKNV, encoded by the coding sequence ATGACTGGAAAATCCTACCCAACAGACTTAACAGATGCCCAATGGCAAGCGATTGAGCCACATTTTAACCGGCTACGCCACTACAAATGGGATAAACGTGAATTAGTGAATGCCGTTTTGTACATTACCAAAACAGGTTGCCAATGGCGTATGCTGCCCAATGATTTTCCACCTTATCCAACCGTATGGAGTTTCTATCGCAGAGCCAACCAATCAGGCTTATGGGATAGGATTCTTTCGGCATTGGTTCAAAAAAACGTTTAA